Proteins encoded within one genomic window of Haloplanus vescus:
- a CDS encoding bifunctional 5,10-methylenetetrahydrofolate dehydrogenase/5,10-methenyltetrahydrofolate cyclohydrolase — protein sequence MSEPRRLGGRDAADRVERDALDRLEACREAGVDPCLATLLVGDDPDAHRFMDYKHEACADAGIDTKRVDLPADTPAETVYEKVTDLATDPDVTALFVQVPLPAHVDATEVRRRVPSEKDVDCFAPANVGRLVQGAPRVRPVTELAVDRLLSAHDVAVAGRDAVVVGRTPAIGTPIAHLLCRRDATVTVCHSRTQDLAAKTRAADLLVTAAGVPELVDGSMVSEGVVVVDVSVNRVQRDGESHVVGDVDAESVGEKAAAMTPVPGGVGPLTMAFLLRNLVAVSEPSPQETGG from the coding sequence ATGTCCGAACCCCGACGACTCGGCGGCCGCGACGCCGCCGACCGGGTCGAACGCGACGCACTCGACCGCCTCGAAGCGTGTCGCGAGGCTGGCGTCGACCCCTGTCTCGCGACGCTCCTCGTCGGCGACGACCCGGACGCCCACCGGTTCATGGACTACAAGCACGAGGCGTGTGCCGACGCCGGCATCGACACCAAACGGGTGGACCTCCCCGCCGACACCCCCGCAGAAACGGTGTACGAGAAGGTCACCGACCTCGCGACCGACCCGGACGTCACCGCGTTGTTCGTCCAGGTGCCGCTTCCGGCGCACGTCGACGCGACGGAAGTCCGGCGTCGCGTTCCCTCCGAAAAGGACGTGGACTGCTTCGCGCCCGCGAACGTCGGCCGACTGGTTCAGGGTGCCCCCCGCGTGCGACCGGTGACGGAGCTCGCCGTCGACCGACTCCTCTCGGCACACGACGTGGCCGTGGCCGGGCGGGACGCCGTCGTCGTCGGGCGGACCCCCGCCATCGGCACGCCAATCGCCCACCTGCTCTGTCGGCGCGACGCGACGGTGACGGTCTGTCACTCGCGGACGCAGGACCTCGCGGCGAAGACGCGCGCCGCCGACCTCCTCGTCACGGCGGCGGGTGTGCCGGAACTCGTCGACGGGTCGATGGTCTCGGAGGGGGTCGTCGTCGTCGACGTGAGCGTCAACCGCGTCCAGCGAGATGGCGAGTCGCACGTCGTCGGCGACGTGGACGCCGAAAGCGTGGGGGAGAAGGCGGCGGCGATGACGCCCGTTCCGGGCGGCGTTGGCCCGCTGACGATGGCGTTCCTGCTTCGAAATCTCGTCGCGGTCAGCGAGCCATCCCCACAAGAGACGGGCGGGTGA
- a CDS encoding DUF5779 family protein — translation MSEFDLDLRNAEAQLEDVEDGDSEVVLGVLDGSTDPAEWIRAVEAGKILVLSVEGDLNRLAAGFAREVRDAGGTLMRFRGFLVVTPPGVGIDTDRLA, via the coding sequence ATGAGCGAATTCGATCTCGACCTCCGGAACGCGGAGGCCCAACTCGAGGACGTCGAGGACGGCGACTCGGAGGTGGTGCTGGGCGTCCTCGACGGCAGCACCGACCCGGCGGAGTGGATACGCGCCGTCGAAGCCGGCAAGATACTGGTGTTGAGCGTCGAGGGCGACCTCAATCGGCTGGCGGCCGGGTTCGCCCGCGAGGTCCGCGACGCCGGCGGGACGCTCATGCGCTTCCGTGGCTTCCTCGTCGTGACCCCGCCCGGCGTCGGCATCGACACCGACCGCCTCGCGTAG
- a CDS encoding cupin domain-containing protein, producing the protein MTATDFDAEGEYDDQTFSAVEVFRSDRMKVVCGYFEPGQFIPVHAPSSDVAIHVQSGEGVVRDGEEEHRVGAGDVVVVEADTDRGVKADDDSALEALLVTAPPPTDAEHEPVRTGLKRGEFDPTES; encoded by the coding sequence ATGACTGCGACCGACTTCGACGCGGAAGGCGAGTACGACGACCAGACGTTCTCGGCGGTCGAGGTGTTCCGCAGCGACCGGATGAAGGTCGTCTGCGGCTACTTCGAACCCGGGCAGTTCATCCCCGTCCACGCGCCGTCGAGCGACGTGGCGATTCACGTCCAGAGCGGCGAGGGTGTCGTCCGAGACGGGGAGGAGGAACATCGCGTCGGCGCGGGTGACGTCGTCGTCGTCGAGGCCGATACCGACCGCGGCGTCAAGGCCGATGACGACTCGGCGCTGGAGGCCCTCCTCGTCACCGCGCCGCCGCCGACCGATGCGGAACACGAACCGGTGCGAACTGGGCTGAAACGCGGCGAGTTCGACCCCACGGAGTCGTGA
- a CDS encoding LeuA family protein, giving the protein MQCLTTWRIRRTPRRIEFFQGTLARTGEIDGVRIFDTTLRDGEQSPRTSFSYDEKRDIAAVLDEMGTHVIEAGFPVNSDAEFEAVRDISNATDTTVCGLARVVDKDVEAALDSGVDLVHVFVSTSDVQLQDSMHASREEAVDRAVEAVERVKEAGVECMFSPMDATRTDDDFLVDVVEAVSEAGTDWINIPDTCGVATPTRFMDLVQMVRENTDARVDVHAHDDFGLATANAMAGFEAGAAQAQVSVNGIGERAGNAAFEEVVMASEALYDVDTGIDTTRITELSRMVEEYSDIPNPPNKPVVGRNAFSHESGIHAAGVIENSDTFEPGVMTPEMVGATREFVLGKHTGTHSVRKRLEEIGYAPTDSEVRAVTRLVKDYGADKQRVTMADLRRFAREENVTREEEVRA; this is encoded by the coding sequence ATACAATGTCTAACGACATGGAGGATTCGTCGGACACCCCGGCGGATCGAGTTCTTCCAGGGCACGTTGGCCCGCACCGGCGAAATTGACGGTGTACGAATTTTCGATACGACGCTCCGAGACGGTGAGCAGTCGCCACGCACGTCGTTCAGTTACGACGAGAAGCGAGACATCGCCGCAGTCCTTGACGAGATGGGTACCCACGTCATCGAGGCGGGGTTCCCGGTCAACTCGGACGCGGAGTTCGAGGCCGTTCGAGACATCTCGAACGCCACCGACACGACGGTGTGTGGCCTCGCCCGCGTCGTCGACAAGGACGTGGAGGCGGCGCTCGACTCGGGCGTGGACCTGGTTCACGTCTTCGTGAGTACGAGCGACGTGCAGTTGCAAGACTCCATGCACGCCTCGCGCGAGGAGGCGGTCGACCGCGCCGTCGAAGCGGTCGAACGCGTCAAAGAGGCTGGCGTGGAGTGTATGTTCTCGCCGATGGACGCCACCCGAACCGACGACGACTTCCTCGTCGACGTGGTGGAGGCCGTCAGCGAGGCGGGGACCGACTGGATCAACATCCCAGACACCTGCGGGGTTGCGACGCCCACGCGGTTCATGGACTTGGTTCAGATGGTCCGCGAGAACACCGACGCCAGGGTCGACGTGCACGCGCACGACGACTTCGGTCTGGCGACGGCCAACGCCATGGCTGGCTTCGAGGCTGGGGCGGCGCAGGCGCAGGTGTCGGTCAACGGCATCGGCGAACGCGCCGGCAACGCGGCCTTCGAGGAAGTCGTGATGGCGTCCGAAGCGCTGTACGACGTCGACACCGGTATCGACACGACCCGCATCACGGAACTGTCCCGGATGGTCGAGGAGTACAGCGACATTCCGAACCCGCCGAACAAGCCCGTCGTGGGACGCAACGCCTTCTCTCACGAGAGCGGCATCCACGCCGCGGGCGTCATCGAGAACTCGGACACGTTCGAGCCGGGTGTGATGACGCCTGAGATGGTGGGTGCGACCCGCGAGTTCGTCCTCGGGAAGCACACGGGGACCCACTCGGTGCGCAAGCGCCTCGAGGAAATCGGCTACGCGCCGACCGACTCCGAGGTGCGTGCCGTCACGCGCTTGGTCAAAGACTACGGCGCGGACAAGCAGCGCGTGACCATGGCCGACCTCCGACGCTTCGCCCGCGAGGAGAACGTCACTCGCGAGGAGGAGGTTCGCGCCTGA
- the ilvB gene encoding biosynthetic-type acetolactate synthase large subunit, translated as MSERTTKPPEEEEAESDADADTTPTPVTSGATSTVRALENAGIEVMFGVQGGAIMPVYDALWDSDLRHVMMAHEQGAAHAADAYNVVSGKPGVCLATSGPGATNLVTGLADANMDSDAVVALTGQVPQHMVGSDAFQETDTTGITAPITKNNYFASDPDTVGDTVGEAVALARSGRPGPTLVDLPKDVTNAETDREPGMAQTPETYTPQDEADPESVETVADAIEAAEKPLLLFGGGVVKANAADVAREFAMEYELPVVTTMPGIGTMPEDHDLCLSWAGMHGTGYANMAINHTDLLIAVGTRFDDRLTGGIETFAPSAEVAHIDIDPAEISKNIHADYPLIGDAGRVLEQLDDALTGAPDVDDWREQCQTWKEQYPMDYAAPDDEPLKPQFVVEALDEATSDEAVVTSGVGQHQMWASQYWTFREPRKWISSHGLGTMGYGLPAAIGARLAADDDEEVVCVDGDGSFLMTVEELSVAVRENLDITIAILNNEYIGMVRQWQDAFFDGRHMAAGYSWIPEFDKLAEAFGARGWRVDDYDEVADAVEEALNYDGPSVIDFHIDPEENVYPMVPSGGANDKFALSEDQL; from the coding sequence ATGAGCGAGCGAACGACCAAACCACCGGAGGAAGAGGAGGCAGAGAGCGACGCGGACGCCGACACGACGCCGACGCCCGTGACGTCGGGCGCCACCTCGACGGTGCGCGCCCTCGAAAATGCCGGCATCGAAGTCATGTTCGGCGTGCAGGGCGGGGCAATCATGCCGGTGTACGACGCCCTCTGGGACTCGGACCTCCGGCACGTCATGATGGCCCACGAACAGGGCGCGGCCCACGCCGCCGACGCGTACAACGTGGTGTCCGGCAAGCCGGGCGTCTGCCTGGCTACGTCAGGTCCCGGCGCGACCAACCTCGTGACGGGACTCGCCGACGCCAACATGGACTCCGACGCCGTGGTGGCGCTGACCGGCCAGGTGCCCCAGCACATGGTCGGCAGCGACGCCTTCCAGGAGACGGACACGACGGGCATCACCGCCCCCATCACGAAGAACAACTACTTCGCGAGCGACCCCGACACCGTCGGCGACACCGTCGGCGAGGCGGTGGCACTCGCACGGAGCGGTCGGCCCGGCCCCACGCTGGTCGACCTGCCGAAAGACGTGACCAACGCGGAGACGGACCGCGAACCCGGTATGGCCCAGACGCCAGAGACGTACACGCCACAGGACGAGGCCGACCCCGAGTCGGTCGAGACGGTGGCTGACGCCATCGAAGCGGCGGAGAAACCGCTGCTCCTGTTCGGCGGCGGCGTCGTGAAGGCGAACGCCGCGGACGTGGCTCGCGAGTTCGCCATGGAGTACGAGCTGCCCGTCGTGACGACCATGCCCGGCATCGGGACGATGCCCGAGGACCACGACCTCTGTCTCTCGTGGGCGGGCATGCACGGCACCGGCTACGCCAACATGGCGATCAACCACACGGACCTGCTGATCGCCGTCGGCACCCGGTTCGACGACCGCCTGACAGGCGGCATCGAGACGTTCGCGCCGAGCGCGGAAGTCGCGCACATCGACATCGACCCCGCCGAAATCAGCAAGAACATCCACGCGGACTACCCGCTCATCGGCGACGCGGGGCGCGTCCTCGAACAGCTGGACGACGCGCTGACTGGCGCCCCCGACGTCGACGACTGGCGCGAGCAGTGTCAGACGTGGAAAGAGCAGTATCCGATGGATTACGCGGCGCCGGACGACGAACCGCTCAAACCGCAGTTCGTCGTCGAGGCACTCGACGAGGCCACGAGCGACGAGGCGGTCGTCACCTCGGGCGTCGGCCAGCATCAGATGTGGGCGTCCCAGTACTGGACGTTCCGCGAGCCGCGAAAGTGGATTTCCTCACACGGCCTCGGGACGATGGGCTACGGCCTGCCCGCGGCCATCGGGGCACGTCTCGCGGCCGACGACGACGAAGAGGTCGTCTGCGTCGACGGCGACGGCTCCTTCCTGATGACGGTCGAAGAGCTCTCGGTCGCAGTGCGTGAGAACCTCGACATCACGATAGCCATCCTGAACAACGAGTACATCGGGATGGTCCGGCAGTGGCAGGACGCCTTCTTCGACGGCCGACACATGGCCGCCGGCTACAGCTGGATTCCGGAGTTCGACAAACTCGCGGAGGCCTTTGGCGCTCGCGGCTGGCGCGTCGACGACTACGACGAAGTCGCCGACGCAGTCGAAGAGGCGCTGAACTACGACGGCCCGTCGGTCATCGATTTCCACATCGACCCCGAGGAGAACGTCTACCCGATGGTGCCAAGTGGCGGCGCAAACGACAAATTCGCACTCTCGGAGGATCAACTATGA
- the ilvN gene encoding acetolactate synthase small subunit, whose amino-acid sequence MSGGLDGPEPEERATPEGRRNSQGIRIDPEVEAEPEPQRAVLSALVKHEPGVLANVSGLFRRRQFNIESLTVGPTTDPDRARITLEIKEPEPGIEQAKKQLEKLVPVISVTELESNAIRRELALIKVDGSDPDQVGAVAEMYDGKTVDVSQQSVTVEITGSEQKIDAAVETFGRFGIHEIVRTGTAALERGTRKTT is encoded by the coding sequence ATGAGCGGCGGACTGGACGGCCCGGAACCGGAGGAGCGAGCGACGCCCGAGGGCCGGCGCAACTCCCAAGGCATTCGTATCGACCCCGAAGTCGAGGCGGAACCGGAGCCCCAGCGGGCGGTTCTCTCGGCACTCGTGAAACACGAACCCGGTGTGCTGGCGAACGTCTCCGGGCTCTTCCGACGCCGGCAGTTCAACATCGAAAGCCTCACCGTGGGGCCGACCACTGATCCGGACAGAGCGCGGATTACGCTCGAAATCAAAGAGCCCGAACCGGGCATCGAACAGGCCAAGAAACAACTTGAGAAGCTCGTCCCCGTCATCTCGGTCACCGAACTCGAGTCTAACGCCATCCGGCGCGAACTCGCGCTGATCAAGGTGGACGGCAGCGACCCCGACCAAGTCGGGGCCGTCGCCGAGATGTACGACGGCAAGACCGTCGACGTCTCTCAGCAGTCGGTGACGGTCGAAATCACGGGTAGCGAGCAGAAAATCGACGCTGCGGTCGAGACGTTCGGCCGGTTCGGCATCCACGAGATAGTCCGAACCGGGACGGCGGCTCTCGAACGCGGCACGCGGAAGACGACATAA
- the ilvC gene encoding ketol-acid reductoisomerase, with protein MSETEFTVPVYYDDDADSDAIAGKTVAVLGYGSQGHAHAQNLADSGVDVVVGLRKDSDSWAQAENDGLRVATPDDAAAEADIVSMLVPDTVQPAVFEAISDGLEAGDTLQFAHGFNIHYNQIQPPEDVDVTMVAPKTPGHLLRRNYVEDTGTPALLAVYQNATDEADEEALAYAQAIGCTRAGVVETTFQEEVETDLFGEQAVLCGGITALIKHAYETLVDAGYSPEMAYFECLNEMKLIVDLMYEGGMAEMWNSVSDTAEYGGLKVGPEIVDEGVRENMDEALEAIQNGEFARDWVLENKAGRPAYTQLHEADRNHDIEDVGARLRALFSWAEESTEEAEAPADD; from the coding sequence ATGAGCGAAACCGAATTCACCGTTCCAGTGTACTACGACGACGACGCGGATAGTGACGCAATCGCCGGCAAGACCGTGGCCGTACTCGGCTACGGCAGTCAGGGCCACGCCCACGCCCAGAACCTCGCCGACAGCGGGGTCGACGTGGTCGTTGGTCTCCGGAAAGACTCGGATTCGTGGGCGCAGGCCGAAAACGACGGCCTGCGCGTCGCGACGCCGGACGACGCCGCCGCGGAGGCGGACATCGTCTCGATGCTCGTCCCCGACACCGTTCAGCCTGCGGTGTTCGAGGCCATCAGCGACGGTCTGGAGGCTGGCGACACCCTCCAGTTCGCGCACGGCTTCAACATCCACTACAACCAGATTCAGCCCCCCGAGGACGTCGACGTGACGATGGTCGCCCCGAAGACGCCGGGGCACCTCCTGCGACGCAACTACGTCGAGGACACGGGGACGCCGGCGCTGCTGGCCGTCTACCAGAACGCGACGGACGAGGCCGACGAAGAGGCGCTCGCCTACGCGCAGGCCATCGGCTGTACGCGCGCCGGCGTCGTCGAGACGACGTTCCAGGAAGAAGTCGAGACGGACCTCTTCGGCGAGCAGGCCGTCCTCTGTGGCGGCATCACGGCGCTCATCAAACACGCCTACGAGACGCTGGTCGACGCGGGCTACAGCCCCGAGATGGCCTACTTCGAGTGTCTCAACGAGATGAAGCTCATCGTCGACCTGATGTACGAGGGCGGGATGGCGGAGATGTGGAACTCCGTCTCGGACACCGCCGAGTACGGTGGCCTGAAGGTCGGCCCCGAAATCGTCGACGAGGGCGTCCGCGAGAACATGGACGAAGCGCTCGAAGCCATCCAGAACGGCGAGTTCGCCCGTGACTGGGTCCTCGAGAACAAGGCCGGTCGCCCCGCGTACACGCAGCTCCACGAGGCCGACCGGAACCACGACATCGAGGACGTCGGCGCTCGACTGCGCGCGCTGTTCTCCTGGGCCGAGGAGTCCACGGAGGAAGCCGAGGCACCGGCCGATGACTGA
- the leuC gene encoding 3-isopropylmalate dehydratase large subunit, whose product MSEGTLYDKVWDQHKVADLPNGQDQLFIGLHLIHEVTSPQPFSELRERGIEVPYPERNIATVDHIVPTRPEGRERPLADESAEGMLTALERNTSETGIQFYGLDSDKQGITHVVAPELGLTQPGMTVVCGDSHTATHGAFGSIAFGIGTSQVRDVLASQCVAADKAEVRRIEVDGTLDAGVHSKDLILKIIAELGVDGGVGYVYEYGGEAVHDLSMEERLAVCNMSIEGGARAGYINPDETTYEFLRGREFAPEGDAFEERKEYWESIASDDDADYDDVVHLDADDLEPMVTWGTNPGQAVGISDPVPAPEDLPEGKRDAARTAQEHTGVEPGETMEGYDIDVAFLGTCTNGRVSDFREAAAVLEGREVDSDVRALAVPGSQTVKSKLEAEGIDQVFRDAGFEWREAGCSMCLAMNDDSLEGDERCASSSNRNYVGRQGSKDGRTVLMSPAMVAAAAVDGAVTDVRDMEVDA is encoded by the coding sequence ATGAGCGAGGGAACGCTCTACGACAAGGTGTGGGACCAGCACAAGGTGGCCGACCTGCCCAACGGGCAGGACCAGCTGTTCATCGGTCTCCACCTCATCCACGAGGTGACGAGTCCTCAGCCGTTCTCGGAACTGCGAGAGCGGGGCATCGAGGTTCCCTATCCCGAGCGCAACATCGCCACGGTGGACCACATCGTGCCGACGCGCCCGGAGGGTCGCGAGCGACCGCTGGCCGACGAATCGGCCGAGGGAATGCTCACGGCGCTCGAACGCAACACCTCGGAGACGGGCATCCAGTTCTACGGACTGGACTCGGACAAGCAGGGCATCACGCACGTCGTCGCGCCCGAACTGGGTCTGACCCAACCGGGCATGACAGTCGTCTGTGGCGACTCCCACACCGCCACCCACGGCGCCTTCGGTTCCATCGCCTTCGGTATCGGCACGAGTCAGGTGCGCGACGTGCTGGCCTCCCAGTGTGTCGCCGCCGACAAGGCCGAAGTGCGACGTATCGAGGTGGACGGCACGCTCGACGCAGGGGTCCACTCGAAGGACCTCATCCTGAAGATAATCGCCGAACTCGGCGTCGACGGCGGCGTCGGCTACGTCTACGAGTACGGCGGCGAAGCAGTCCACGACCTGTCGATGGAAGAGCGCCTCGCGGTGTGTAACATGTCCATCGAGGGTGGCGCTCGCGCGGGCTACATCAACCCCGACGAGACCACCTACGAGTTCCTGCGCGGGCGGGAGTTCGCCCCCGAAGGCGACGCCTTCGAGGAGCGCAAGGAGTACTGGGAGTCCATCGCGAGCGACGACGACGCCGACTACGACGACGTCGTCCACCTCGACGCCGACGACCTGGAACCGATGGTCACGTGGGGAACGAACCCCGGACAGGCCGTCGGTATCTCCGACCCCGTTCCGGCGCCGGAAGACCTGCCGGAGGGCAAGCGAGACGCGGCCCGCACGGCACAGGAACACACCGGCGTCGAACCCGGCGAGACGATGGAAGGGTACGACATCGACGTGGCCTTCCTCGGGACGTGTACGAACGGCCGCGTGAGCGACTTCCGCGAGGCTGCGGCGGTTCTCGAAGGCCGCGAAGTCGACTCCGACGTGCGCGCCCTCGCCGTCCCCGGTTCGCAGACGGTGAAATCGAAGCTGGAAGCGGAAGGTATCGACCAAGTCTTCCGCGACGCCGGCTTCGAGTGGCGTGAAGCGGGCTGTTCGATGTGTCTGGCCATGAACGACGACTCCCTCGAAGGTGACGAGCGGTGTGCCTCCTCGTCGAACCGCAACTACGTGGGTCGACAGGGGAGCAAGGATGGCCGGACGGTGCTGATGAGTCCCGCGATGGTCGCCGCCGCCGCCGTCGACGGCGCGGTGACCGACGTGCGCGACATGGAGGTGGACGCATGA
- the leuD gene encoding 3-isopropylmalate dehydratase small subunit, which yields MSDVAVEEMKVRRVAGTGVPLRGDDIDTDQIIPARFLKTTTWEGLDEYAFYDARRDDDGELNDHPFNEYKGANVLVVNDNFGCGSSREHAPRAIARWGVEAIIGESFAEIFADNCKSLGIPAATTDPETVEELQTFIEANPEAGVELDVVDETVTYDGKTVDVDINEAMRGALVQGIWDTVALLRSNMDAIDETAADLPYVDSK from the coding sequence ATGAGTGACGTAGCCGTCGAGGAGATGAAAGTTCGACGCGTCGCCGGCACGGGCGTTCCGCTCCGCGGCGACGACATCGACACCGACCAGATAATCCCGGCTCGCTTCCTCAAGACCACGACGTGGGAGGGCTTGGACGAGTACGCCTTCTACGACGCGCGTCGCGACGACGACGGCGAACTCAACGACCACCCCTTCAACGAGTACAAGGGAGCGAACGTCCTCGTCGTCAACGACAACTTTGGCTGTGGCTCCTCGCGAGAGCACGCGCCGCGAGCAATCGCTCGCTGGGGCGTCGAAGCCATCATCGGCGAATCCTTCGCCGAAATCTTCGCTGACAACTGCAAGTCGCTCGGGATTCCGGCGGCGACGACGGACCCCGAGACGGTCGAAGAGCTGCAGACGTTCATCGAGGCGAACCCCGAGGCGGGGGTCGAACTCGACGTCGTCGACGAGACGGTCACCTACGACGGCAAGACGGTCGACGTCGACATCAACGAGGCGATGCGCGGTGCGCTGGTGCAGGGCATCTGGGACACCGTCGCCTTGCTCCGGTCGAACATGGACGCCATCGACGAGACGGCGGCGGATCTGCCGTACGTCGACTCGAAATGA
- a CDS encoding isocitrate/isopropylmalate dehydrogenase family protein: MNERIAVLPGDGIGHEVVPATLRVLDAVVDFEYDHVEAGDAVAERTGAPLPEETLEAVSTADATLFGATGETSADVILPLREAVDSFVNIRPARTHPGVDAVQPDTDIVILRENTEGVYAGIEDRLSEDVSTLTRLVTQSASRRLGEFACEYVEANDHDGFTIAHKNNVMRVTDGLFVDTIEEVATEHGVDVDDAYMDAMATHLAMDPSQYDVIVCPNLAGDVLSDLAAGLVGGLGLLPSANVGSDRGIFEPVHGCAPDIAGEGVANPAATMFSAAMLLEFLDYDSEADAVRSAVESTLEDGPRTPDLGGSATTDDVADAVIDRLP; this comes from the coding sequence ATGAACGAGCGCATCGCAGTCCTGCCGGGCGACGGCATCGGTCACGAAGTCGTCCCCGCGACCCTTCGCGTCCTCGACGCCGTCGTGGACTTCGAGTACGACCACGTCGAAGCCGGCGACGCCGTCGCCGAACGGACGGGGGCGCCCCTGCCCGAAGAGACGCTGGAAGCCGTCTCGACGGCGGACGCGACGCTGTTCGGCGCGACTGGCGAAACGTCGGCAGACGTGATTCTCCCACTTCGGGAGGCCGTCGATTCGTTCGTCAACATTCGCCCCGCGCGGACTCACCCGGGTGTCGACGCTGTCCAGCCGGACACCGATATCGTCATCCTCCGCGAGAACACGGAGGGTGTCTACGCCGGTATCGAGGACCGACTGTCGGAGGACGTGTCGACGCTGACGCGACTGGTCACGCAGTCGGCCTCGCGTCGCCTCGGCGAGTTCGCGTGTGAGTACGTCGAGGCCAACGACCACGACGGGTTCACTATCGCCCACAAGAACAACGTGATGCGCGTCACCGACGGCCTGTTCGTGGACACCATCGAGGAGGTGGCCACAGAGCACGGCGTCGACGTCGACGACGCGTACATGGACGCCATGGCGACGCATCTCGCGATGGACCCGAGTCAGTACGACGTCATCGTCTGCCCCAACCTCGCGGGCGACGTGCTCTCGGACTTGGCGGCGGGGCTGGTCGGCGGCCTCGGCCTGCTTCCGAGCGCGAACGTCGGCTCCGACCGTGGTATCTTCGAACCCGTCCACGGCTGTGCGCCCGACATCGCGGGCGAGGGCGTCGCCAACCCGGCGGCGACGATGTTCTCGGCGGCGATGTTGCTCGAGTTCCTCGATTACGATTCGGAGGCGGACGCGGTGCGGAGCGCCGTCGAATCGACGCTCGAAGACGGGCCGCGGACGCCCGACCTCGGTGGGTCGGCGACGACCGACGATGTCGCCGACGCGGTCATCGACCGACTGCCCTGA
- a CDS encoding DUF5799 family protein — MSNWTDSIVGDRMAVDQEFGERVRDSQFSNQEWGLIMTAVDFEIEHADDPDRARVVADTENLPEMLPELEKVQQGMGAGGPAGGQQGRDSGTGVLDAVRGALGLGDDDSEAKLEAAERLVDEYASALQDHLEERGKWDDVRDEYEA; from the coding sequence ATGTCGAACTGGACCGACAGCATCGTCGGCGACCGGATGGCCGTCGATCAGGAGTTCGGCGAGCGCGTCAGAGACTCCCAGTTTTCGAATCAAGAGTGGGGACTCATCATGACCGCCGTTGACTTCGAAATCGAACACGCCGACGACCCCGACCGGGCGCGGGTCGTCGCCGACACGGAGAACCTCCCGGAGATGCTCCCCGAACTGGAGAAGGTCCAGCAAGGGATGGGCGCGGGCGGCCCCGCCGGCGGACAGCAGGGCCGCGACAGCGGAACCGGCGTCCTCGACGCCGTGCGCGGCGCCCTCGGCCTCGGCGACGACGATAGCGAGGCGAAACTGGAGGCCGCCGAGCGACTCGTCGACGAGTACGCGTCCGCCCTCCAAGACCACCTCGAAGAGCGAGGCAAGTGGGACGACGTGCGCGACGAGTACGAAGCCTAG
- the psmB gene encoding archaeal proteasome endopeptidase complex subunit beta produces the protein MRTPTNQDFSRTQDDLDGNDRPVFGPEIGEFTNTDERLAAAEGEDKEMKTGTTTVGLSTENGVVMATDMRASAGHMVSSKDVQKVEQIHPNAALTIAGSVSAAQSLIRQLRSETSLYETRRGKDMSMEALSTLTSNFLRSGAFFIVSPLLGGVDEDGAHVYSLDPLGGMMEEDYAVSGSGSQYALGVLEQEYDDDLSMDEAKSVAAHAIQSAVERDLASGNGINVAVVTDEGVEITKYKDFESLL, from the coding sequence ATGCGTACCCCGACGAATCAGGACTTTTCACGGACCCAGGACGACCTCGACGGGAATGACCGGCCGGTGTTCGGACCGGAAATCGGTGAGTTCACCAACACTGACGAACGCCTCGCCGCCGCGGAAGGCGAGGACAAGGAGATGAAAACCGGCACGACGACCGTCGGCCTCTCGACGGAGAACGGCGTCGTGATGGCGACAGACATGCGCGCCAGCGCCGGTCACATGGTCTCCAGCAAGGACGTCCAGAAGGTCGAACAGATTCACCCGAACGCCGCCCTCACCATCGCGGGGTCGGTGTCGGCCGCCCAGTCGCTCATCCGCCAACTCCGCTCGGAGACGAGTCTCTACGAGACGCGACGCGGCAAGGACATGAGCATGGAAGCGCTCTCGACGCTCACGAGCAACTTCCTCCGCTCCGGTGCCTTCTTCATCGTCTCGCCGCTCCTCGGCGGCGTCGACGAGGACGGCGCTCACGTCTACAGCCTCGACCCCCTCGGCGGCATGATGGAAGAGGACTACGCCGTCTCCGGGTCGGGCAGTCAGTACGCCCTCGGTGTCCTCGAACAGGAATACGACGACGACCTCTCGATGGACGAAGCGAAGTCGGTCGCCGCCCACGCCATCCAGAGCGCCGTCGAGCGCGACCTGGCGTCCGGCAACGGCATCAACGTCGCCGTCGTCACTGACGAGGGCGTCGAGATTACGAAGTACAAAGACTTCGAGTCGCTGCTATAG